A region of Longimicrobium sp. DNA encodes the following proteins:
- the cspE gene encoding transcription antiterminator/RNA stability regulator CspE, whose protein sequence is MRTTGTVKWFNDTKGFGFITPEDGSKDCFVHHSAIQGSGFRSLAEGERVEFDVVQGQKGPAAENVTRLG, encoded by the coding sequence ATGCGTACCACCGGCACCGTGAAGTGGTTCAACGACACCAAGGGCTTCGGGTTCATCACTCCCGAGGACGGCTCGAAGGACTGCTTCGTGCACCACAGCGCCATCCAGGGCAGCGGCTTCCGCTCGCTGGCGGAGGGCGAGCGCGTGGAGTTCGACGTCGTGCAGGGCCAGAAGGGCCCCGCCGCCGAGAACGTCACCCGCCTGGGCTAA